The following coding sequences are from one Oceanidesulfovibrio indonesiensis window:
- a CDS encoding metal-dependent hydrolase, translating to MNHTITWHGHSNFQITSGDVAVIIDPFFEGNAFATVEPGSIEKLDCILVTHDHGDHVGQAVELASRTGAMVGAVVGTAGKLMDQGVPQEQIINGIGFNIGGSVTVKSVTVTMTQAFHSSESGVAVGYILTFPDGYTVYHAGDTGIFSSMELWGRLYSIDLALLPIGGVFTMDPRQAAMACRMLDCAAVAPMHWGTFPVLEQSTREFERLLQKEAPDCEMLLLEPGESTELRSGSGDTCGCD from the coding sequence ATGAACCATACGATCACCTGGCACGGCCATTCGAATTTCCAGATCACCTCCGGAGATGTCGCGGTGATCATCGATCCGTTTTTCGAGGGCAACGCCTTCGCCACGGTGGAGCCCGGCTCCATCGAAAAGCTGGATTGCATTCTGGTGACGCATGACCACGGGGATCACGTAGGCCAGGCCGTGGAGTTGGCCAGCCGCACCGGCGCCATGGTCGGCGCGGTGGTGGGGACGGCCGGCAAGCTCATGGACCAGGGCGTACCGCAAGAGCAGATCATCAACGGCATCGGCTTCAACATCGGCGGCTCGGTTACTGTGAAAAGCGTGACGGTGACGATGACCCAGGCCTTCCATTCGTCTGAATCGGGCGTGGCCGTGGGCTACATCCTCACGTTTCCGGACGGCTACACGGTGTACCACGCGGGTGACACAGGCATTTTCTCCAGCATGGAGCTGTGGGGCCGGCTTTATTCCATCGACCTGGCCCTGCTGCCCATCGGCGGCGTGTTCACCATGGACCCGCGACAGGCGGCCATGGCCTGCCGGATGCTCGACTGCGCCGCTGTGGCGCCCATGCACTGGGGTACGTTCCCTGTGCTGGAGCAGTCCACCAGGGAGTTCGAGCGCCTCCTCCAGAAGGAAGCCCCGGATTGCGAGATGCTTCTGCTGGAGCCCGGCGAATCAACAGAACTGAGGAGCGGCAGCGGGGATACTTGCGGGTGCGATTAG
- a CDS encoding UbiX family flavin prenyltransferase: MTAPRRIVLGISGASGMPYALRLLEVLSGVEGLETHVVVSDGAKEVLRAETKLTPEDLETRLARATRVYSEKEIGGPPASGSWQHQGMVVCPCSMASLGAIANGLGSNLLHRSADVTLKEKRPLVLVVRETPLNLVHLRNMTAAVEAGATIMPAMPGFYTRPTTISQLVDHLVARILDQLGVDHTLSTRWEG, encoded by the coding sequence ATGACTGCGCCGCGCCGCATCGTTCTGGGCATATCCGGTGCCAGCGGCATGCCGTATGCGCTTCGACTGCTTGAAGTCCTCTCTGGCGTCGAGGGACTCGAAACTCATGTCGTCGTCTCCGACGGCGCCAAGGAAGTCTTGCGGGCCGAGACCAAGCTCACTCCCGAGGACCTGGAAACCCGGCTGGCCCGCGCCACACGCGTGTACTCTGAAAAGGAGATCGGCGGCCCTCCGGCCTCGGGTTCCTGGCAGCACCAGGGCATGGTCGTGTGCCCGTGCTCCATGGCGAGCCTCGGGGCCATCGCCAACGGCCTCGGTTCCAATCTGCTCCACCGCTCGGCCGACGTCACGCTCAAAGAAAAACGGCCGCTCGTGCTCGTTGTGCGGGAAACGCCGCTCAATCTCGTGCATCTGCGCAACATGACCGCCGCGGTCGAGGCCGGCGCCACCATCATGCCGGCCATGCCCGGCTTCTACACCCGCCCCACAACTATCTCCCAACTCGTCGACCACCTCGTTGCCCGCATCCTCGATCAACTCGGAGTGGACCATACCCTCTCCACCCGTTGGGAGGGGTAG
- a CDS encoding menaquinone biosynthesis decarboxylase has protein sequence MAYKDLQDFIKDLEKKKELKRVGALLDPYLEIAEVTDRASKGYGPALLFTNVQGKKFPVLTNAFGSYERMHMALEVDSLDDVAQQITDFIEIEKPEGIVKKLKLLPKLSRMANIFPKVVTSKAPCQDVVLTGDDVDLSILPVLTTWPEDAGPFITLPLVVTKNPETGMRNVGMYRMQVFDRNTTGMHWHRHKGGAYHYHLAEQKGQRLEVAVALGPDPAVTYAATAPIPDEVDEFMFAGFLRQSPVELVKCKTVDIEVPANSQFVLEGYVEPHERRREGPFGDHTGYYSLADEYPVFHVTAITHRKDAVYPATLVGPPPMEDCYMGKATERIFLPIIKKQLPEVVDMNLPLEGVFHNYCFVSIDKRYPGQVRKVMYALWGLGQMMFTKIIIIVDKNVNVQNVSEVLWRVGNNVDPRRDLVILEGPLDALDHASPTAYYGGKLGIDATKKGPDENHFREWPSALRMDSEVKARVDSLWDKLDIPLPGVPKVPPKGRP, from the coding sequence ATGGCCTACAAGGATCTTCAAGATTTCATCAAGGACCTCGAAAAGAAAAAAGAGCTCAAGCGCGTTGGCGCGTTGCTCGATCCCTACCTGGAAATCGCGGAAGTAACCGACCGCGCATCCAAGGGCTATGGTCCGGCCCTCTTGTTCACCAACGTCCAGGGCAAGAAGTTCCCCGTGCTGACCAATGCCTTCGGCTCGTACGAGCGGATGCACATGGCCCTGGAGGTGGACAGCCTGGACGACGTGGCCCAGCAGATCACCGACTTCATCGAGATCGAGAAGCCCGAGGGCATCGTCAAGAAGCTCAAGCTGCTGCCCAAGCTCTCACGAATGGCGAACATCTTCCCCAAGGTCGTGACATCCAAAGCGCCCTGCCAGGATGTGGTGCTCACCGGCGACGATGTCGACCTCTCCATCCTGCCCGTGCTCACCACCTGGCCGGAGGACGCCGGGCCGTTCATCACCCTGCCTCTGGTGGTGACCAAGAATCCCGAAACCGGCATGCGCAACGTGGGCATGTACCGTATGCAGGTGTTCGACAGGAACACCACCGGCATGCACTGGCACCGCCACAAAGGCGGAGCCTACCACTACCACCTGGCCGAGCAGAAGGGCCAGCGCCTGGAGGTGGCCGTTGCCCTGGGGCCGGACCCGGCCGTGACCTACGCCGCCACCGCCCCTATCCCCGATGAAGTGGACGAGTTCATGTTCGCCGGCTTCCTGCGGCAGTCGCCCGTGGAGTTGGTCAAATGCAAGACCGTTGACATCGAGGTGCCGGCCAACAGCCAGTTCGTGCTGGAAGGCTATGTGGAGCCGCACGAGCGCCGGCGCGAAGGTCCCTTCGGCGACCACACCGGCTACTACTCATTGGCCGACGAATACCCCGTGTTCCACGTCACGGCCATCACCCACAGGAAAGACGCCGTGTATCCGGCCACCCTGGTGGGCCCGCCGCCCATGGAAGACTGCTACATGGGCAAGGCCACGGAGCGCATCTTCCTGCCCATCATCAAGAAGCAGCTCCCCGAAGTGGTGGACATGAACCTGCCCCTCGAAGGCGTGTTCCACAACTACTGCTTTGTCTCCATAGACAAGCGCTACCCCGGCCAGGTCCGCAAGGTGATGTACGCCCTGTGGGGCCTGGGGCAGATGATGTTCACCAAGATCATCATTATCGTGGACAAGAACGTGAACGTGCAGAACGTTTCCGAGGTGCTGTGGCGCGTAGGCAACAACGTGGACCCCCGCCGCGACCTTGTCATACTCGAAGGCCCGCTGGACGCCCTGGACCACGCCTCGCCCACGGCCTACTACGGCGGCAAGCTCGGCATCGACGCCACCAAGAAGGGCCCGGACGAGAACCATTTCCGCGAGTGGCCCAGCGCCCTGCGCATGGACTCGGAGGTGAAGGCGCGCGTGGACTCGCTCTGGGACAAGCTGGATATACCGCTGCCCGGGGTGCCCAAAGTCCCGCCGAAAGGGAGGCCGTAA
- a CDS encoding dynamin family protein gives MALLRVGKTKRLDETDELSGTPLEERKTSPRKDLKRLKEHLKRENPLLVEALESLQSLDSAARKIGLLGPDETYARYIAWWPLISVLGPYSAGKSSFLNQYLGYSLQETGSQAVDDKFTVICYASDGKARSLPGSALDADPRFPFYKMSEELEKVEPGEGMRVDTYLQLKTCPSEKLRGMILIDSPGFDADAQRTSTLRITDYIIDLSDLVLVLFDARRPEPGAMRDTLEHLVKRTVKRKDAAKFLYILNQIDLTAREDNPEEVVGAWQRAIAQAGLTAGRFYRIYNEDCAAPIENSALRERFQRKRDRDLADITDRMTQVRVERAYRIVGAVKKIALELRDSEIAKLTSLRAAWRRGVFLRDGVFLGALALAVIVISIWGATSGADGGSARWWSWIWSGLWKPVIVTGIVAGLGGWLHFKARAMAGSAVAARLTNEEKNPERRHRMLTALRHNMKIRHSALPPAPAGLTPKVMDTMNRVIEEAEGLVQKLNDTYADPTGERARENERQSEQQTGEKRCG, from the coding sequence ATGGCACTGCTGAGGGTAGGGAAAACCAAACGGCTCGATGAAACGGACGAGTTGTCCGGAACCCCGCTGGAAGAACGAAAAACCAGCCCACGCAAGGACCTCAAACGCCTCAAGGAGCATCTGAAGCGCGAGAACCCCCTGCTCGTGGAAGCGCTGGAAAGCCTGCAATCGCTGGATTCGGCCGCCCGCAAGATCGGCCTGCTCGGACCGGACGAGACCTACGCCCGCTATATCGCATGGTGGCCGCTCATCTCCGTGCTCGGCCCGTACTCCGCCGGTAAATCCAGCTTCCTGAACCAGTATCTCGGCTATTCACTGCAGGAAACCGGCTCCCAGGCCGTGGACGACAAGTTCACCGTCATCTGCTACGCCTCCGACGGCAAGGCGCGCAGCCTGCCCGGTTCCGCGCTGGACGCCGATCCCCGCTTCCCCTTCTACAAGATGAGCGAAGAGCTCGAAAAGGTGGAACCAGGCGAGGGCATGCGCGTGGACACCTATCTGCAGCTCAAGACCTGCCCCTCGGAAAAGCTCCGGGGCATGATCCTCATCGACTCACCTGGGTTCGACGCCGACGCCCAGCGTACGTCCACCCTGCGCATCACCGACTACATCATCGACCTGTCTGACCTCGTGCTCGTGTTGTTCGACGCACGCCGCCCCGAACCCGGCGCCATGCGCGACACCCTGGAGCACCTGGTCAAGCGAACCGTGAAGCGCAAGGACGCGGCAAAATTCCTGTACATCCTCAACCAGATAGACCTCACTGCGCGCGAGGACAACCCCGAGGAAGTGGTGGGAGCCTGGCAGCGGGCCATAGCCCAGGCGGGCCTCACCGCCGGCCGCTTCTACCGCATCTACAACGAGGATTGCGCGGCGCCCATCGAGAACTCCGCCCTGCGCGAGCGATTCCAGCGCAAACGCGACCGCGACCTGGCCGACATCACCGACCGCATGACCCAGGTCCGCGTGGAGCGCGCCTACCGCATCGTGGGCGCGGTCAAGAAAATCGCCCTGGAGCTCCGAGACTCGGAGATCGCAAAGCTCACTTCGCTCAGGGCTGCGTGGCGGCGAGGCGTTTTCCTCCGCGACGGCGTCTTCCTCGGCGCACTGGCTCTGGCCGTCATCGTCATCTCCATCTGGGGCGCCACATCCGGAGCGGACGGCGGTTCGGCACGCTGGTGGAGCTGGATATGGAGCGGTCTTTGGAAGCCGGTCATCGTTACCGGCATTGTCGCAGGACTCGGCGGGTGGTTGCACTTCAAGGCGCGGGCCATGGCCGGAAGCGCCGTGGCCGCGCGGTTGACGAACGAGGAAAAGAATCCCGAGCGCCGGCACCGCATGCTCACGGCGCTGCGCCACAACATGAAAATCCGACACAGCGCCCTGCCGCCCGCGCCGGCCGGTCTCACGCCCAAAGTCATGGATACGATGAACCGGGTAATCGAGGAGGCGGAGGGACTGGTTCAGAAACTCAACGACACCTACGCCGATCCCACGGGGGAACGCGCTCGGGAGAACGAACGCCAGAGCGAACAACAAACCGGGGAAAAGCGTTGCGGATAA